A single genomic interval of Candidatus Neomarinimicrobiota bacterium harbors:
- a CDS encoding adenylate kinase, which translates to MRLILIGPPGVGKGTQARLLAEHFAIPQVATGDMLRAHTRAKTELGQQAEAIMAAGKLVPDEIILAMVEARLKEPDAANGFILDGFPRTVPQGVGLTVILERLGVELDAIIVITMKQRMILSRLTARRTCVQCGAVFNLIINPPTTIGVCDNCGNTELIQRDDDRPETIKKRLHVYNEQTHPLLAYYSSTGLVKEVAGNGTVEEVFQNILAALLPESA; encoded by the coding sequence ATGCGCCTGATTCTCATCGGTCCGCCAGGCGTCGGCAAGGGCACTCAAGCCCGGTTGCTGGCTGAACATTTCGCCATCCCCCAGGTCGCCACCGGCGACATGCTACGCGCACACACCAGGGCCAAGACCGAACTGGGTCAACAGGCGGAGGCAATCATGGCCGCGGGCAAGCTGGTGCCCGATGAAATAATTCTGGCCATGGTGGAGGCCCGGCTCAAAGAGCCAGATGCCGCCAATGGCTTCATCCTGGACGGCTTCCCCCGCACGGTCCCCCAGGGAGTAGGACTGACCGTCATCCTGGAGCGTCTGGGGGTGGAACTGGACGCCATCATCGTCATCACGATGAAGCAACGCATGATCCTCTCCCGTCTCACGGCCCGCCGGACCTGTGTCCAGTGCGGCGCGGTATTCAACCTGATCATCAACCCCCCGACCACCATCGGAGTGTGCGACAACTGCGGCAACACGGAGCTGATCCAACGTGATGACGACCGACCGGAGACCATCAAAAAGCGGCTCCACGTCTATAATGAGCAGACCCATCCCCTGCTGGCCTATTATAGCTCCACCGGCTTGGTGAAAGAGGTTGCTGGAAATGGAACGGTGGAAGAAGTCTTCCAGAACATCCTGGCAGCATTGCTTCCAGAGTCAGCCTGA
- a CDS encoding lipopolysaccharide kinase InaA family protein, which translates to MAQKIYDQDPNLVAQLDTHQGPVVIKWFGWRHKLHFYLSPLRPGRAWNSWQMARALEEAAARTPQPLFVYLRRCRGFIHENFYVTAAIHPHQKLRDFLQSNAPPQLMEQAVADLALSIARMHEGGIRHRDLTTGNCLVDDAGLVHLVDLNRARKRARPSRHQRLSDLARINFNARDQALTCRLAHRFFQVYSTETDPTIDWEGRYQKYRHRLLQRRGWKKRLRRLRNRKQADTVGV; encoded by the coding sequence ATGGCCCAAAAAATCTATGACCAGGATCCCAATCTGGTCGCTCAGCTTGATACCCACCAGGGGCCGGTTGTCATCAAGTGGTTTGGCTGGCGTCACAAGCTTCACTTCTATTTAAGTCCCTTGCGTCCAGGCCGTGCCTGGAACAGTTGGCAAATGGCCAGGGCTCTGGAGGAGGCGGCCGCCCGCACACCCCAACCCCTATTCGTTTATCTGCGCCGCTGCCGAGGTTTCATCCACGAGAATTTCTATGTCACCGCCGCCATCCATCCCCATCAGAAGCTGCGTGATTTTCTCCAGTCGAATGCCCCGCCGCAGCTCATGGAGCAGGCGGTGGCTGATCTGGCTCTCAGCATCGCTCGCATGCACGAAGGCGGCATCCGGCACCGGGATCTCACCACCGGCAACTGCCTGGTTGATGATGCCGGCTTGGTGCATCTGGTAGATCTCAACCGGGCCCGGAAGCGAGCGCGGCCCTCCAGACATCAGCGTCTATCTGACCTGGCCCGGATCAACTTCAACGCCCGGGACCAGGCGCTGACATGCCGGCTGGCCCACCGGTTTTTCCAGGTCTACAGCACCGAGACCGACCCGACTATCGACTGGGAGGGCAGGTATCAGAAATATCGCCACCGACTGCTGCAAAGGCGGGGCTGGAAAAAGCGCCTACGACGTCTCCGCAACCGTAAACAGGCCGATACGGTGGGCGTGTAA
- the coaE gene encoding dephospho-CoA kinase (Dephospho-CoA kinase (CoaE) performs the final step in coenzyme A biosynthesis.), whose protein sequence is MLRIGITGGLGSGKTTAARFFGDRSARVFDADMEAKLILLRHEPVRQAIVEAFGEVVLNEVGEIDFGRLAAYAFAEPERQQRLNDIIHPEVVLAAERAMTAASLQGVSLFVIDVPLLFEAHLERYLDYTLVVVADEELRIKRALERGTITEEDIRSRIRLQLSDEQRAAQADFVVQNNGTLGELFQQLEEIYDTLNRILQS, encoded by the coding sequence ATGTTGCGTATTGGAATTACGGGGGGGCTTGGTTCTGGCAAGACGACTGCGGCCCGCTTCTTCGGCGACCGCAGTGCCCGGGTATTTGATGCCGACATGGAAGCGAAGCTGATCCTCCTGCGCCATGAGCCGGTGCGCCAGGCAATTGTAGAGGCTTTCGGTGAAGTGGTCCTAAACGAGGTGGGTGAAATTGACTTCGGGCGCCTGGCTGCCTACGCCTTCGCTGAACCGGAGCGGCAGCAACGCCTCAATGACATCATCCATCCGGAAGTGGTTTTGGCAGCCGAGCGCGCAATGACCGCCGCCAGCCTGCAGGGAGTAAGCCTGTTTGTGATAGACGTACCCCTGCTTTTTGAAGCCCACCTGGAGCGATATCTGGATTATACCCTGGTAGTAGTCGCCGATGAAGAACTCCGGATCAAACGGGCCCTGGAGCGGGGCACCATAACGGAAGAAGACATTCGCAGCCGGATACGCCTGCAGCTCTCCGATGAACAACGCGCCGCTCAAGCTGACTTCGTGGTTCAAAATAATGGCACCCTCGGGGAACTGTTTCAACAGCTGGAAGAGATCTACGACACCCTTAACAGGATTCTGCAATCCTAG
- a CDS encoding class I SAM-dependent methyltransferase, giving the protein MAYKTWESLEQVHQYAQKRYRHRDQRWLHRREENLIKNLFTRYHLGGSILDVPVGYGRFQELLIQYGPVQALDFNFNAILYQRAKLGLARGSVTGLAEALPYRDRSFELVFSIRLLQHVHEQDQRVAILKEFKRVSRRWVVVSFYIQTPLHILHRRLFKQPSRITMLSRRTLLGEAEMAGLQLVKMLSVVPGLHAHRIGLFTVAETS; this is encoded by the coding sequence TTGGCCTACAAGACCTGGGAGAGCCTGGAGCAGGTACACCAATACGCCCAGAAGCGCTACCGCCACCGGGACCAGCGCTGGCTCCACCGCCGCGAAGAAAACTTAATCAAGAACCTCTTCACTCGCTATCATCTGGGCGGGTCTATTCTGGACGTGCCGGTTGGTTATGGTCGTTTTCAGGAATTGCTGATACAATACGGGCCGGTCCAGGCCTTGGATTTCAACTTCAATGCCATCCTTTACCAACGTGCTAAGCTTGGACTGGCCCGGGGTTCCGTAACGGGCCTGGCCGAAGCCCTGCCCTACCGGGACCGCAGCTTCGAGCTCGTGTTCTCCATCCGCCTTTTGCAGCATGTCCATGAGCAGGATCAACGGGTTGCGATCCTGAAGGAATTCAAGCGGGTGAGTCGCCGCTGGGTAGTGGTATCGTTCTACATCCAGACGCCACTTCATATCCTGCATCGGCGCCTGTTCAAGCAACCGTCGCGAATTACCATGTTGTCACGCCGGACGTTACTGGGGGAAGCGGAAATGGCCGGACTGCAGCTGGTGAAGATGCTGTCAGTGGTGCCTGGTTTACACGCCCACCGTATCGGCCTGTTTACGGTTGCGGAGACGTCGTAG